The genomic DNA ATTACCGATGGCGTCGAAGGGAGAAGTCCAAGTCCTCGAATCACTAGCGTCAAATACAGAACGTTTGTCTGTTCTTGCAGAACAACTGAAGCTGCCCCTTCCTCCTTCTAAGGCAGAAAGCGTGATTCGGGGCAAGCTGGATGGTTTGAATTCACAAGAATCGAATTTGGTCAAAACCTATATTGATGGAAACGTGAATAAACCACAATTGCCATTGATGGAACTGATACGTGGTTTGGGTTTGAGAATAGAGAGGGACCTTATCCAACAGAACATAGCCGACCTGGAGAGAACCCCACAACTGAAACCTGTATTGATGGATTTGTTGTCAAAAGAGCTACCGATGAATATAAGGGAAAAGGTTGAGGCCCTCCTTCATCGGCTTACCGGTCAGCAGCTGCTCCATACCAGTGAAAACCAGACAGTCAACACGTTTTTTTATCAATTGCCGATCCAGTTCAAAGAATGGAAAAGTGATCTGGTTCTGAAATGGGATATGAAACGAACGCCTACAGGTGAAATTGATGAAAATCATAGCCGGATCTTGTTTTATCTCAACCTTCAACATTTGAATGAGACAGTCATTGATATGAACGTACAAAACCGCATCATTACCCTTAAGGTAATTAATGAACATCCAACGATAGAAGGATTGATTCCTGTATTCAAGGATAAATTGAAGGGTTCGTTGGAGGCTCTTGGGTATAGCTTGACAAGCATAAAAGCTGAACAACCATCCACAAAACACAGTCAGACATTCCAATCGAAAATGATTGAAAATCCTTTTAAAGGAGTGGATGTCACAATATGAATCGAGAACAAAGAAAATCAGCAGTAGCTTTGAAGTATGACCAATATGCGACTTCAGCGCCGAAAGTTGTCGCCAAAGGTAAAGGGGAGACGGCCGAAGAAATCATGAAGCTTGCCAAAGAAAATCAAGTGCCAATCCAGGAGGATCCTAGTCTCGTCCATCTTCTTTCCCAATTGGAGATTGATAAGGAAATCCCGCCGAATTTGTATCAGGCGGTTGCTGAAGTTTTTGCTTTCATATATCAGCTGGACCAGTCTTCGAAACCGAATGCGTAATAATGCATCGCTTATCACCACATACTATGGGTACATAGTGAGGTGAAACAGATGAAAAAGAATGCACTTGAAGTACCGGGGTGTGAGCAAGCTGTACAAGGCTTCCGTGAAGAATTTGCAGAAGAATTCGGAATGTACCGACCTGCAGCTGAGCGAGAATCCATCACGAAAAAGTTAGTTGATCAAAAGCAGAAAGAGGAGCAATAAGAAAAAACGCCACCATGGCGTTTTTTTGTTGCACCTTGCCAGTTTTATCATCATTCTTCCAGCTTTTATGTGATAGTACCCTTAAATTTCAGCAATAATCGCGTTTTTCATAGGATTTCAACCGCAACGGTAGACATGAGAGCGGTTTATTTATACAATAAGAACGGTGTTGCATAGATTAGACACATGATAGGAGGATGGAGAATGAATATCCACGAGTATCAAGGAAAAGAGCTCTTGAGAAAGTACGGAGTATCTGTTCCGAACGGAAAAGTTGCATACACGCCGAAAGAGGCTGTAGACGCAGCAAAAGAACTCGGTACTGAAATCAATGTTGTTAAAGCACAAATTCACGCTGGTGGACGTGGAAAAGCCGGTGGTGTTAAGGTTGCCAAAAATCTTGATGAAGTACGTACATATGCTGAAGAGATTCTAGGCAAAACACTGGTGACACATCAAACGGGACCAGAAGGTAAAGAAGTAAAGCGCTTACTTATCGAAGAAGGCTGCGATATCCAGAAGGAATATTATGTTGGCCTTGTATTGGACCGTGCAACTTCACGTGTCGTCATGATGGCTTCAGAAGAAGGCGGTACTGAGATTGAAGAAGTAGCAGAAGAAACACCAGAGAAAATCTTCAAAGAAGTGATCGATCCTGTAGTCGGTCTGACTGCCTTTCAAGCTCGTCGTTTAGCATTCAACATCAACATCCCGAAAGAACTTGTGAACAAAACTGTAAAGTTCATGATGGGCTTATATACTGTATTTGTTGAAAAGGATTGCTCGATTGCAGAAATCAATCCTCTCGTAACAACAGGTGATGGAAATGTAATGGCACTCGATGCGAAGTTGAACTTCGATCCAAATGCTTTGTTCCGTCATAAGGATATTGTTGAATTCCGTGACTTGGATGAAGAAGACGAAAAGGAAATCGAAGCTTCCAAGCATGACCTCAGCTATATTTCATTAGATGGAAATATCGGTTGTATGGTTAATGGAGCAGGGCTAGCGATGTCAACAATGGACATCATCAAGTATTATGGCGGAGACCCTGCTAACTTCCTTGATGTTGGGGGCGGTGCAACTGCTGAGAAAGTTACAGAAGCCTTCAAGATCATCTTGTCTGATAAAAATGTAAAAGGTATCTTCGTTAACATCTTCGGTGGCATCATGAAATGTGACGTCATTGCTGAAGGTGTCATCGAAGCTACGAAACAAGTTGGATTAGAGCTTCCACTTGTCGTACGTTTGGAAGGTACGAACGTCGATCTTGGTAAGAAATTATTGCAAGAGTCTGGTTTGAACATCACTGCAGCTGAATCTATGGCAGACGGCGCAGAAAAAATTGTTTCATTAGTCAAGTAGGAAGGTGGGGAAATTACGATGAGCGTTTTCATTAATAAAGATACGAAAGTTATCGTACAAGGGATCACTGGTTCTACAGCCCTTTTTCATACGAAACAGATGCTTGAATACGGAACTCAAATCGTCGGCGGAGTGACACCTGGTAAAGGTGGAACAGAAGTTGAAGGTGTTCCTGTATTTGATACAGTAACTGAAGCAGTTGAAAAGACGGGAGCAAATGCATCTGTCATTTATGTACCAGCTCCATTTGCAGCGGATGCAATTCTTGAAGCTGTTGATGCAGAAATGGATCTTGCGATTTGCATCACTGAGCATATTCCAGTAATGGATATGGTCAAGGTCAAGCGCTACATGGAAGGCAAGAAGACTCGCCTAGTAGGACCGAACTGCCCAGGTGTCATTACTCCTGAAGAGTGTAAAATCGGGATTATGCCAGGTTACATCCATAAGAAAGGACATGTCGGTGTCGTTTCTCGTTCGGGAACATTGACGTATGAGGCTGTACACCAACTTACTCAAGCAGGCATCGGTCAGTCAACAGCTGTCGGAATCGGTGGAGATCCTGTCAACGGTACAGACTTCATTGACGTCCTCAAAGCTTTCAACGAAGATGAAGACACTTATGCAGTCATCATGATTGGAGAAATCGGGGGAACTGCAGAAGAAGAGGCTGCTGAATGGGTGAAAGCAAACATGAAGAAACCTGTCGTCGGCTTCATCGGTGGTCAAACTGCACCTCCAGGAAAACGTATGGGACACGCTGGTGCCATCATCTCTGGTGGTAAAGGTACTGCGGAAGAGAAGATCAAGACAATGAACGCTTGTGGCATTAAAGTGGCTGATACGCCATCTGTCATGGGTGAGACATTGATTTCTGTATTGAAAGAAAATGATCTACTTGAAAGCTGCAAGACAGTAAAATAAGAAACTTACAACCAATGGGACTGACTCACAAGAGTCAGTCCTGTTTCAATAACTCCAGTTTTTTAAAATGGCTTTGTTAACTTTAATTAATGAACATAGAAGCGTAAGGCGGCGACTCCAGCGGGAAAAGCAACAGCTGAAGACCCCGCAGAGTGAGGAACGAGGTCGAGGAGGCTGAAGCGTTGCCCGCGGAAAGCGTCCGCCTGAAGCTGTTCAACAACAACAACCACTAACAGAGACAGAGCCTTTCTGATAAAACATAAAAAGTAAAAAGAGGAAATTGGTACATACTTATCGAACGAATGGTGAAGGTGTTAAAGACAACCAGGTCCTTGATACTACCATCATTCCATTCCACCATACTTACATGCTAGTTAAAAGAAAAAGGAGAAGCGCTTGTTAAACCAGGTAAAGGATCGTCTAGTCTACTTGTCGAGCTATGTGGGGCTTGGTAGAACGCAAATGTTACATTTGATGAGAGAGGATGCTCACTTAAGTAAGGTGTTCAGCATGAAGGCCGAGGATATCATGAAGAAGTACCACATTCATGGAACCAAGGCAAGTCATATAGTGGATGAGAGGAATCAGGAACACTTTCTATCGAGAATAGAAGGGTATAAAAATGAAATGATCCAGGTTCTGACGATTATGGATCGGGCATATCCGACACTTTTGAAAGAGATTTATGATCCGCCGCTCGTTTTATATTTCAAAGGCGATGTAAAGTTATTGTCACAACCGCTTATGATCAGTTCTGTCGGTACCAGATATCCAAGTGAGAATGGAAAAAGAAGCCTTGAGAAAATTTTAAGTCCATTGATTGAATCGGGGTGGACGATTGTAAGTGGATTGGCTTACGGGATCGATTATCTTTCACATAAACACGCACTTCAATTGTCAGGTAGCACGATTGCGGTATTAGGAAGTGGATTTCATCATATTTATCCTAAAGAACATATCGGGATGGCAGAGGAAATCGCTTCGAAGCATCTTCTCTTATCTGAATTTCCTCCAGGTCAAAAACCAGCCAAATGGCAATTCCCTTTACGTAATCGGATTATAAGTGGACTTTCTAGGGGAACATTGATTATAGAGGCCCGTCGGAAAAGTGGATCGTTGATCACAGGGGATCAAGCCCTTCAACAGGGAAGAGAGGTTTTTGCTGTACCAGGATCTATTCTTGAACCACGTTCAGAAGGTACGAACCACCTTATTCAACAAGGCGCAAAGCTTACCACATGTGCCCAAGATATCCTTGACGAGCTCGACTGTGTTACCGCTAACGTTTGACAAACCAACTTCATTTATACAATAATAGGGAAGATTTTAAAATAAGAGAAAAGGGGGAGACAGATAAAAATATGGCTGATTATTTAGTAATAGTAGAATCTCCCGCTAAAGCAAAAACGATTGAAAAATACTTAGGAAAAAAATATATCGTCAAAGCTTCAATGGGACATGTAAGGGATTTACCGAAAAGTCAAATGGGTGTAGATGTGGAGGAAAACTTTGAACCCAGGTATATTACAATCCGAGGGAAAGGTCCTGTTCTGAAAGAGCTGAAGACTGCTGCAAAGAAAGTTAAAAAAATCTATCTGGCAGCCGACCCGGATCGTGAAGGAGAAGCAATTGCCTGGCATCTTGCCCATAGCCTTGAAATAAAAGATCACTCCGATTGTCGAGTTGTTTTCAACGAAATAACGAAGCAAGCGATTAAAGACTCATTTAAAAGACCACGTGCAATCAATATGAATCTTGTCGATGCTCAGCAAGCTAGGCGTGTATTGGATCGTCTGGTCGGCTATAACATTAGTCCATTACTATGGAAGAAAGTCAAAAAAGGGTTGAGTGCGGGACGTGTTCAAACGGTTGCATTGCGATTGATCGTCGAGCGGGAAAAAGAAATTCAAAACTTCAAGCCTGAAGAATATTGGAAGATCAAAGCGGTATTCGATAAGAAGGGTGAAGAATTTGAAGCGTCCTTCTTTGAGCTGAATGGGAAGAAAGTGGAGCTTTCCAATGAACAGAATGTTCAAGATGTTCTGAAGCATGTAAAAGGTGACACTTTCAAGGTTACTTCGGTTCAAAAGAAAGAACGGAAAAGAAATCCTGCGAATCCGTTTACAACATCCTCTCTTCAACAGGAAGCAGCAAGAAAGCTGAACTTCCGAGCGAAAAAGACGATGATGCTGGCTCAACAATTATATGAAGGGATTGATATCGGAAAAGAAGGGACAGTCGGTCTGATCACGTATATGAGAACCGATTCCACCCGTGTGTCCGATGTCGCTAAGAACGAAGCGAGACAATATATTGTTGATACGTATGGCGAAAAATATACGACCAACCGATCTGGCGGAAAGAAGTCGAATAATGCGCAAGATGCGCACGAAGCCGTTCGACCGACCTCGACCTTACGAGATCCGAAAATCGTCAAACAATTCCTCAGCAGGGATCAGCACAGACTTTACAAGCTGATCTGGGAACGTTTCGTCGCAAGTCAGATGGCTCCAGCTGTGATGGATACGATGGCAGTGAATTTAGACAACAATGGCGTTGTATTCAGAGCAAATGGATCGAAAGTCAAGTTCCCTGGTTTCATGAAGGTTTATGTAGAAGGGAACGACGATAATAAGAAAGAAGAAGACAAAATTCTCCCTGAATTGAAAGAGGGAGATATGGTCGATACGAAGGATATTGAACCGAGTCAGCATTTTACACAGCCTCCACCGAGATATTCAGAGGCGCGGCTCGTCAAGACGATGGAAGAACTCGGAATTGGACGACCATCTACATATGCTCCGACTCTTGATACAATCCAGCGTCGGGGGTATGTCGCCCTTGATGCAAGAAAGTTCGTACCGACGGAGCTTGGCGAAATCGTATTGGAGCTCATCCTTGAATTCTTCCCAGAGATCATTAACGTTGAGTTTACTGCTGAAATGGAAACGAGCCTGGACCACATTGAGGAAGGGACAGCAGAATGGAAAAAAGTCATCGACGACTTCTATAAAGAGTTCGAAAAGAAACTGAAGGTTGCAGAAGAAGAGATGAAAGAAGTGGAGATCCAGGATGAACCTGCCGGGGAAGATTGTGAAAAGTGCGGCAGTGAAATGGTCTATAAAATGGGGCGCTATGGAAAATTCATGGCATGCTCGAATTTCCCGGATTGCCGGAATACGAAACCGATTGTTAAAGAAATCGGTGTCAAATGTCCAAAGTGTAAGGAAGGGAACATCGTCGAACGTAAGAGTAAAAAGCGTCGGATCTTTTATGGCTGTGATCGCTATCCGTCCTGCGACTTCGTTTCGTGGGATAAACCGATCAGCCGTCCATGTCCGAAATGTGATAGCTTACTCGTTGAGAAAAAGTCAAAGAAAAGCACGACGGTTCAATGTACGAACTGTGACTACAAAGAGAAACAGAATTAGGGTGATTGAACGTGAATGTACAAGAAGTGAATGTGGTAGGCGCAGGATTAGCTGGTAGTGAAGCAGCCTGGCAAATGGCAAAGCGCGGCATCCACGTCCATCTATATGAAATGAGACCGAAAAAACAGACACCAGCACATCATACAGATAAATTCGCCGAGCTCGTGTGCAGTAATTCATTGCGTTCTAACGCATTGACGAATGCCGTCGGTGTGCTGAAAGAAGAAATGAGACAATTGGATTCTGTCATTATTCAAAGTGCAGATGACTGTTCCGTACCTGCCGGGGGAGCTCTTGCAGTCGACCGGCATGAATTTGCAGCGAGAGTGACGGAGAGGGTCAAAGGACATCCGAACGTCACCGTCCATGATGAGGAGATTAAGGAGATTCCTGAAGGTCCCACGATCATCGCAACCGGGCCGCTCACTTCCAAAGATCTCTCTGATTCCTTAAAGTCATTGACGGGCGAGGAATATTTATACTTTTATGATGCCGCAGCTCCAATCATTGAAGTAGACAGCATCGATCGAGATAAAGTATATTTGAAGAGTCGTTATGACAAGGGGGAAGCAGCATATCTCAATTGTCCGATGACTGAAGAAGAATTCGATCGCTTCTATGAGGCATTGATCAGTGCAGAAACAGTCCCTTTAAAGGAATTCGAAAAAGAAATCTTTTTCGAAGGCTGTATGCCTGTTGAAGTCATGGCGAAGAGAGGGAAGAAAACATTGTTGTTCGGACCAATGAAACCAGTTGGTCTTGAAGATCCGAAAACCGGGAAGACCCCTTATGCAGTCGTCCAATTAAGGCAGGACAATAAGACTGGAACCCTTTATAATATCGTCGGTTTCCAAACGCACATGAAATGGGGTCCGCAAAAAGAAGTCGTCCGATTGATTCCAGGTCTCGAAAACGCTGAGATAGTAAGATATGGTGTCATGCATCGTAACACTTTCATCAACTCACCGAACTTATTACGTCCGACCTATCAATATAAGGAGCGGGATGATCTGTTCTTTGCGGGTCAAATGACAGGTGTGGAAGGTTACGTTGAAAGTGCAGCCTCAGGATTGATTGCTGGATTGAATGCCGCTCGGCTTGTACAAGGTGAAGAACCTTTGACCTTCCCGATTGAAACGGCGTTAGGAAGTATGGCAGAATATATTACGACAGCGAACCCGGATAATTTCCAACCGATAAATGCGAATTTCGGATTGTTCCCTCCTTTGGAAAAGCGAATCAAGAACAAGAAAGAACGCAACGAAATGATTGCTTCCAGAGCATTGGAAACAATTCAGAATTTTTTAACAAAAGTGTGAATATATATTGTCAAGGCCTCTAAGTTGTGATACGATTTAGGGGTCTTTATGCTAATTGTAACACTATTCAGAAAATAGGTAGTTGATGTTGGATGGAAGAAGAGATCCGGCTGTTTATCGAGTATCTTCAAATTGAGAAGAACTGCTCATCTCATACAGTCGTTAATTACCGTGTAGACATCGAAAATTTCGTAGATTTCATGAAGCAGCAAGGCTTAGACCATTTTGCTGCTGTTTCTTATGTGGATGTCCGCGCATTCTTGACAACACTTCATGAAAAGAAATATGCCAGAAAAACTGTGGCCCGGAAGGTCTCTTCATTACGAAGCCTGTACCGGTTCCTTTTGAGAGAAAAGAAGTTGAATGTGAATCCATTCCAAACAGCATCGTTTCCAAAGAAGGCAACTCGACTCCCCAAATTCTTTTATCAGGAAGAACTTGAGGAGTTGTTTAAGGTTGCAGACCGATCGACACCCCTTGGGCAGCGGAATCAGGCATTGCTTGAGATTCTTTATGGCACGGGGATCCGTGTCAGTGAATGTGTGGACCTGTCGATCAAAGATATTGATATGTCCATTGAGACAATTCTGGTTAAGGGTAAGGGACGTAAAGAAAGATACGTCCCAGTAGGGAGTTATGCACTTGAGGCTCTTGATCGCTATCTGAATGATGGGCGTAAGACTCTAATGAAATCCAAAATCCACGATTGCTTGTTTGTGAATTATAAAGGCGATCCTCTAACAGCAAGAGGTGTAAGGAAAATATTACAGCAGATCATCCGTTCCACATCGTTGACGATGAAAATCTCTCCCCATATGATGCGTCATACCTTTGCCACGCATTTGTTGAATGAGGGTGCTGATCTACGTGCTGTACAAGAGTTGTTGGGCCACTCCCAACTCTCGACAACTCAAGTTTATACACATGTTACGAAGGACAGGTTGAAAGAGATGTATAATAATTTTCATCCTAGAGCTTAAAAGTTATGTTTAGTAAGAACATTTAGGGGAGGAGGTTGGTAGGATGGGATCATTCCATGCTACGACGATATTCGCAGTACGACATAATGGTGGTTTCGCCATGGCAGGAGACGGACAGGTGACCTTCGGAAATGCAGTGGTGATGAAACATACCGCACGGAAAGTACGTAAACTTTATGGTGGGAAGGTACTGGCTGGTTTTGCAGGTTCAGTGGCGGATGCATTCACTCTGTTTGAAAAGTTTGAAGGGAAATTAGAAGAATATAATGGAAACCTCCAACGATCAGCTGTCGAATTAGCGAAAGAGTGGCGCGGTGATAAGATATTACGCCGCTTGGAAGCGATGTTGATTGTAATGAATACTGAAACAATGCTTCTCGTTTCAGGAACAGGTGAAGTGATCGAGCCTGACGACGGTATTCTTTCAATCGGTTCTGGAGGGAATTATGCGTTGGCGGCAGGTCGAGCTTTAAAACGGCACGGGGAACATCTGACAGCAGTCGATATCGCCAAAAGCGCCCTGGAGATTGCGGCAGATATTTGCGTATATACCAATGACCAGATCGTTGTGGAACAATTAACTTGAAACGGGGGAATTTGACACGATGAACATGCATTATACACCGAGACAAATCGTCCAACGGCTTGATCAGTTCATTGTCGGCCAGAAAAGTGCAAAGAAAGCAGTTGCTATTGCACTGAGAAACCGTTACAGAAGAAGCTTGATCGATGAGTCGATGCGAGATGAAGTCGTACCGAAGAATATACTGATGATCGGCCCTACCGGGGTCGGTAAGACCGAAATTGCCAGACGTCTTGCTAAGATTGTAGGCGCCCCTTTCGTGAAAGTGGAAGCGACCAAATTCACTGAGGTCGGTTATGTCGGTCGTGATGTGGAATCGATGGTCCGTGATCTTGTTGAAACATCGATCCGGATCGTGAAAGAAGAAAAGATGGCCTCCGTGAAGGATCGAGCTGAACAGAATGCCAACAAGCGCCTTGTCGAATTGCTCGTTCCCGGCAAAAAAAACGAGCAGAACAACTACAAGAATCCACTCGAAATGCTATTCGGCAACCAACAACAGAATGACAGTTCGAATCAGAACGATTCAGAACAAGATCAAATTGCCACAAAACGGAAACAGATCGCTCATCAACTTGCTCTAGGTGAATTAGAGGATCGTTATGTAAACGTTGAGGTTGAGGAACAAAATCAAAACATGATGGATATGTTCCAAGGCTCGGGTTTGGAGCAGATGGGTATGAATATGCAGGATATGCTCGGAAATCTGATGCCGAAGAAAAAGAAAAAACGTAAACTTACCGTAAAGGAAGCACGGAAAGTCCTGACGCAGGAAGAAGCTCAAAAACTCATCGATATGGATGAAGTTTCCCAAGAAGCTGTTATACGAGCTGAGCAAACGGGTATGATTTTTATAGATGAGATTGATAAAATAGCCGGAAAAGGCAGCCAATCAGCAGATGTTTCACGCGAGGGCGTCCAACGGGATATCCTGCCGATCGTAGAGGGATCGACAGTAGTGACTAAATATGGACCTGTAAAAACGGATCACGTATTATTCGTTGCAGCAGGAGCTTTCCATATTGCGAAACCTTCCGATTTGATTCCGGAATTACAAGGTCGGTTCCCGATCAGAGTGGAATTGAATAGCTTGACTGTCGAAGACTTCGTTTCGATTCTAGTAGAGCCAGATAATGCACTTACAAAGCAATATGAAGCTCTTTTGAAAACGGAAGGTATAAACATAGAATTTTCTGACGATGCTATTCGTAGAATTGCAACAATTGCAGCAAATGTAAACCAAAATACAGATAATATTGGAGCCAGGAGATTGCATACGATTCTGGAAAGGCTTTTGGAAGACTTATCATTCGAGGCACCAGATATCACACTCGAGACAGTTACGATTACTCCTGAGTATGTAGATGAGAAATTAGGAGCAATTGCAAAGGATCGAGACTTGAGCCAATATATCTTATAACTTAGGAGGACTTACAAATGAATCTATTAGAGAAAACAAGAAAAATCAACGCTTTATTACAAGAGTCTGGTGGTAAACCAGTTAACTTTAAAGAAATGGCTGGTACGCTTTGTAATGTCATCGAAGCGAACATCTTCGTCGTCAGCCGTAGAGGAAAGCTGCTAGGGTACTCTCTCGTACAGGAAATTGAAAATGAACGTATGAAAAAAATGTTGGTGGATCGTCAGTTCCCTACTGAGTATACGAAAAACCTTTTCAACATTAATGAAACTTCCTCAAACTTGGATATAAACAGTGAATACACTGCATTCCCTGTAGAGAACAAGGACTTGTTCAATGAAGGCTTGACGACGATCGTACCAATCGTTGGAGCAGGTGAGCGGTTAGGTACGCTCATCCTTTCAAGGCTGAACGATTCCTTCCAGGATGATGACTTGATC from Pseudalkalibacillus sp. SCS-8 includes the following:
- the codY gene encoding GTP-sensing pleiotropic transcriptional regulator CodY: MNLLEKTRKINALLQESGGKPVNFKEMAGTLCNVIEANIFVVSRRGKLLGYSLVQEIENERMKKMLVDRQFPTEYTKNLFNINETSSNLDINSEYTAFPVENKDLFNEGLTTIVPIVGAGERLGTLILSRLNDSFQDDDLILAEYGATVVGTEILREKTEEIEEEARNKAVVQMAISSLSYSELEAIEHIFEELDGNEGLLVASKIADRVGITRSVIVNALRKLESAGVIESRSLGMKGTYIKVLNDKFLHELSKLKAM